The Gloeomargarita sp. SKYB120 region GTCAGCCGGAGCCTGACGACCTAGTGCCACCCTTTCCCGACCTGCCGCTCTACATCGAGCGCCGCAGCGCGCCCTACCTAGAGGAGGTCGTCCTAGACTACGTGGACGGGCTGTTCAACCGCGGCTTTATCTTCCAACATCCTTACCGCTGTCACTGCGGTCAGTCCTTTGCCCCCTCGTCCTGTCCCAGCCGCTAGTCAACCGCCACCAGCACGTCCGACGCCTTGATCACGGCGTAGGCTTCCTTCCCCAACGTCAGCCCTAGCTTCTCACAGGACGCTCTCGTGATGAGTGCTGTGACCTCAATCCCAGGCGCAATCTCCAGGGTGACCTCGGCAATCACCATCCCCGTGACAA contains the following coding sequences:
- a CDS encoding iron-sulfur cluster assembly accessory protein — translated: MDITPQAQDRLRSLLSAHPGCVYRLRVVPGGCQGYTYDLKLVRQPEPDDLVPPFPDLPLYIERRSAPYLEEVVLDYVDGLFNRGFIFQHPYRCHCGQSFAPSSCPSR
- a CDS encoding molybdopterin-binding protein; the encoded protein is MVVTRDNEVQISARNVLKGKVKNIVTGMVIAEVTLEIAPGIEVTALITRASCEKLGLTLGKEAYAVIKASDVLVAVD